The sequence TGGTCCGAAGACATTGAGTGTATCAATGTTGTAAAAGATTTACACAGTGTCATGAAAGCCCAAAGAAGATTTTGCCAACTTTCGAAAGCCAACTCGCATTTGATACCCATTtctctttttattattatttgaccTATTCAGCAAATGCGAATTCATTAATTAAACTTACAATTTCACATTCATTAGTTAAGAAAACAGAAACAACCCTTATcgttttcttttattaaaaaaaaaaattcacaagttAATTTACAGCTTTTGTCACCAAACGAATTCTTAAAATACAGTTTCATTtatccaaaaataataataataaagtttgTTTTTATATGTATCCGGAAAGGTAGTTTCATTTTAGCCGTCTAAGGTTCCAATCGTGCAAAAACTAATACGTCCAAATGTTTTGAATTTAAGCCGGTTATATATGTCTCGGTATGAACTAGGGTGGGTGGGTTcaatttttttaagcaaaaacaACTGGATAAATTTCATTTGATATCATAAAATACAATTAAGATATTGTTAACTACATTAACACATGTCTTGATGATTTTGTACATCATCTTAATCAATCCAAATGTTTTAATTTTACAATTCACAATTTTTATGCAATACACTTCACACACAAAATTTCTTGTGAAATTGTCTCATTAGTCGATTTTGTGAGACTGGTCTTCTATTTGAGTCActtatcaaataatattatttttttattgtaaatataaacatGATTGGCTCGTCTCAACGATGAatatttgtgagatcatatcacaaaagacctaccACTCTACCCTCTAATACCATAAAAAGTCAAATTAACTTGATTGACCCCACAGTATCAGCATACAttctgttttatttaaaatgaaccTAATATATAATTTGGGGTTGATACCAAACCATGAGCTTGAAAACTGTCGGTATTGGTTTCAATTgggaaaaattatttcatattttttttgcattttttaaGTTTGAAAATGACATTAAATTGAATAGCATTATCTTTGCTGCATTTGAGCCCTTATCTGAGAAGTGCATATTTAGGAGTCAGCGCTTTTGAATTAGTAAACCACCTTGCTCGCATACACGATCAAGTACTACGACACATCGGTAttctattaataaatttaatgattttttgtttGGAAATTAGATTCGTTGACAAAAGAATTATTAGCTTGCACGCACAGTTAacaattttaactttttttttatttttgatgttaccaaaaaattgatattatccGATTTGAGAAGATTTGATTAATCCGTAGAGATCTgagttattaaataatatttgttagTCAAAATAATAAACTTTATCTGATGTTACTTATATCACAAAGTATAGTGATTGACGACGAGAGATGTCCAGTGAAAATAGTCTGATGCTCAAATCAATAGATAACATCATTGAGAATATTAAGAAAGTGTCATCTGTTATAGCTTTTCGAAGAGTTTTACTAGTTGTGGTATTTATTAGCTTAGTTGGGTTTATAAATCTTGATAAAAGACCTcgataaataaataactaaaaagAGGCTAGGTCCAATTTAGAGGGTTgaataatgtgtttaatctAATAAGCTAAACGAATAAGTGAGTCATAGCCTGTTAAtgtttattattcttttttttttcctaaataaGTCAGAAcgattaaaaaaatgatgagaATAGAAATAATCATAACAAGTagacaaaaaattttgtgagacggtatcacataTCTTAATGTATGAGAAAGATccgtgagacatatctcttattcgAGTCAAACATGaaaaactattactttttatgtcaaaaatattacttattattgtaaatatgagcagaTTGActtgtctcacgaataaaaatctaTGATACCATCTCACAAAAGATCTAATAACAAGTATATCTGGCGAAACTTTTTCAAAGTGATAAACACTAGACAATCTAGTGACATCGATTAGATTGTTAAGATAAAAAAATGTCCCTGTGTAATAGCTAGGCCAAGTTATTCACGAAGAAAAGAAGATGACAAACAAATTTAAGGTTCATCTGAGTGTTATTAGGAGGAACATttgcaaaatttatttaaaagttataCATTGAAAGTATGAATATATGTTTCAACTattcatatataaaatttatttgtctCTTCGTAAGGCACAATTCAAATTTCTGGCAAGTGTTCCGAGGGTTGACTTCAATATGATGGtgactaattattttttttgtcatatttgtgatgataagaataataatatatttattaattgtcATAATAATTCGAGAGTTTTAGTATGAGACTTGTCCCTTGCAATCCCAAAAGGCAAATTTGCTTCGGTTAGtataaattttacaaattttcagaagcgaaaagaaaaacaaaatactCAACGTAGACacttataaattattattataccaaaaatagaaaaaagttTTATTTAAGGTAACAAATATGCATTTTAGACACGCTTAAAAAAAAGTATCATTTGGTTTGTCTACCTGCCGATGTAATAATTGTAGTTGCTGTGAGAAGATTTTACCAGAAAAAGCGGGCACTCTCTTCTCGTTTGTGCTACAGGAACAATACCACTATTTCTGTCGATTCTGAATTCAACTCGTATCATTACAAAATCATTGAATATTCAAAATTTCTGGTTCTGGGTATTGTATTTTATGCAAAACATGGAAACAGCTGAAGAAAAATCATTAGCTAAAGAAAGTGATCAGGGGTTTTCACGGGaggtattttttctttttttacattTGTTTGATTTTGGCCATTTATCTTTTTCTCTGCTGTATGTTTCTGCCATAATTTTCTCGCGAGTGGATCTCTGAAGGTTTTTGGTGGGTTTTTCATGGTCCGGATTTTGAGTTCATAACGTTAATTTGAAATTCTTGGGAGATTTTGCTTTAGATTTTTGCTGAAATTTGTACAATCctgtttgtttttcttcttaACTTTCGatttgatatcattttttttgtttgtgatTATAGATAGTTGACAAAATATTGTTCCTACTCTCctcttttctctttcttttttctgtATTTGGAATTTGGTTTctactctcttttttttttttcctgtatTTGGTATTAGGTGTTCTATTAACACTAATAATTTGCAGTAATTTATACTATTAGTTAACAATCATCAAAAGTCGTATTTTTGGCATCAATATTGGTTTCTTTTGTTAAATCACTGAGTGGGACTGTGCGTGATTGTGATTTTTGTGGTTCTTTTGAAAAGTTttgttctttttaattaattttattaggTTGAAGAATCAAGTGAAATTGTAGTGGAGGAACAGGTAATTGGACAGAAAAGGCAAAATCTTTTTGTGCAGATACCCAAGACAACAGTGGAGGGATTGGCCGGGGATTGTGTGGCCATAAACATACCCGTTTCGCCTATGCAAACACCCAAGAAAGTAAATTTTTCACCACTTCCAAGCCCCAGTCAAGCAAAAGTTTTTGGATCTCCTGGTCCTTCATCGTCCATGGGAAAATCAGCTGTAAAGAATCTGCTTCCGAAGCTGAGCTTCAAATTTCGTAATTCGAGTTTAGAGACGGAAAAGGCCGCCATGCTAATACTCGGAGCTTCGCCTGACACACGTGGGAAGTCATCCATTACCAGGGCTTTTTCTCTGACAAAGATTTTTACTCCAAAAACGACGAGAACATCGTCTTTGCCAACTTCACCTGTTTTGCACTCGAATCCTGAGTCTACCCGTGGAGGAATTAGAAATGTTGTAGTTGATGAGGCTGTAAGTCCCGTAACATCATAGCTTAAGAGATGAGATTTTTCTgtcttattattaaaaaaaatagatgttGATACTCTGACCATCTCGTTCTACTAGTCCTCGTGAAAGTCATGTCGCAAAGTGTACTTTTTAGTTATGGTATAGAATGCTGGATCGAGAAGATTTTgacaaactgaattcaatttcTTGTTCCTTCTGCCCTTTTTTATGTGTTAGACTATCTCCATGTTTACGATAGATGCTTGTTATTCTGCTTTATTCAAATCCTACAGAATTCATCATCTTGCAGAAAGGTGAATCCATGCTATCGATACATCGTTCTCGATCAGTGCCAGTGTTAAATAAAGATGGAAGCACAAAGCAATTGGAATATTTAGACAGTGTCTTTCGTGTGATTCCAACCACTCCAAGTGTCTCAGAACAAACCACTGCAACCGCAACGACTAGTTCAACATTTGATTCAGGTAAAAAAACTATTAGCGTACAGGTACTTGGTCTAAATTGGGTAGATGACTGTGAAGCTATTGAGACTTCAAGCTCACAGTTTCAAGTCTGAAGTTGATGTTTTCTTGGGGAAATAAAAAACAGTTGAATAGAAGGTTGTTCCCAAATATTTGATGTCTGGTgacaaaaataataatggacTGATTTTATTAAGAATTTTTCCATTTTTACAATGTTTCCTCAACCGTTGATAAACCTAAGCCTTATCTTTGTTATTTGGTTCAGATGCAAATAAAAACTATGCAGAAGACATCCCTCAAGAAGAAGCCGTGTGCCGAATCTGCTTAGTGGAAC comes from Primulina huaijiensis isolate GDHJ02 chromosome 2, ASM1229523v2, whole genome shotgun sequence and encodes:
- the LOC140971718 gene encoding uncharacterized protein; the protein is MQNMETAEEKSLAKESDQGFSREVEESSEIVVEEQVIGQKRQNLFVQIPKTTVEGLAGDCVAINIPVSPMQTPKKVNFSPLPSPSQAKVFGSPGPSSSMGKSAVKNLLPKLSFKFRNSSLETEKAAMLILGASPDTRGKSSITRAFSLTKIFTPKTTRTSSLPTSPVLHSNPESTRGGIRNVVVDEAKGESMLSIHRSRSVPVLNKDGSTKQLEYLDSVFRVIPTTPSVSEQTTATATTSSTFDSDANKNYAEDIPQEEAVCRICLVELGEGTDSMKMECSCKGELALAHQECAIKWFSIKGNKTCDVCKQEVQNLPVTLLRIQSIHSRGSATRPREVRRYRVWQDVPVLVIVSMLAYFCFLEQLLVNKMGSSAIAISLPFSCILGLLASMTSTTMVRRRYAWIYATVQFALVVIFSHVFYSLLNVQAVLSVLLATFAGFGGAMCGTSILFEILKWRRNLNSLSNSQHDSAPQNQSSEAGDMAQMETQQQQNRVMNQGNNVGS